A DNA window from Myxococcota bacterium contains the following coding sequences:
- a CDS encoding SIS domain-containing protein, whose translation ARKLAEALAPHPACAVVGRGFGYPVALEWALKLKELAGVFAEPFSAADYRHGPIALAQSGAPVFALELHGPAAPDVRRLAAELLERGARIVRVASESDADLCIPAAPEWLAPIPAAIAGQLLAFWLARARGRDPDKPAGLKKVTRTL comes from the coding sequence CGCGCGCAAGCTCGCCGAGGCGCTCGCGCCGCACCCCGCCTGCGCCGTGGTGGGGCGCGGCTTCGGCTATCCCGTGGCGCTCGAGTGGGCGCTCAAGCTGAAGGAGCTCGCGGGCGTGTTCGCCGAGCCCTTCTCGGCCGCCGACTACCGGCACGGCCCGATCGCGCTGGCGCAGAGCGGCGCCCCGGTGTTCGCCCTCGAGCTGCACGGCCCGGCCGCGCCCGACGTGCGCCGTCTGGCCGCGGAGCTGCTCGAGCGCGGCGCGCGCATCGTGCGCGTGGCCAGCGAGAGCGACGCAGATCTGTGTATCCCCGCCGCGCCCGAGTGGCTCGCGCCCATACCCGCGGCGATCGCCGGTCAGCTGCTCGCATTCTGGCTCGCGCGCGCGCGCGGCCGAGACCCCGACAAGCCGGCAGGCCTGAAGAAGGTCACTCGAACGCTTTGA